agagaaaaaaaaaagaacagggacgGTCTATGTTAGAGGCAGTTAATTTAGTCAAGTGTAATGAGCACTGAAGTGTCCATCATgcaccagacactgttctaacaGTTTCTGAGGAAGTGGTTCGTAAAGCTCCTATCTTAGTGGAGATTAAGCTCTTTTGTGTGAAAGTCAGAGCTGAACAAACGGCATACTCTGGCCTAGCAAATAAAGAAGGTGGGCTCCCGCGGCCCCGCTGCCCCAGTGGGAGTGGAGTAGAACTCTGGCCGGGGCCTGCAGCCTTCTGGGGCCCAGAGCCCACATGGTGGCCCTGTCATCAGGGGTCATCGTCACTGCCACCATTCTCATGGCAGCTCGCAGTCATCGACCACTTCCTTTGTAGCAGGCACTGCTCTCAGCACTTCAAGTGACTCATTTAGTCCTCATCAGAGGCCAGAACTACGATCATCTGCACAGAAACCTTGAGGAATCTGCTCCAGGCCACCCACCAAGCAGCCAGCAGTGAAGCTGGAGTCTGAATCCAGGTTATTCAGAGCCCAAGCCCTTGACCTCTACCCTCTGCTGCCCAGTGTGTTGGGCCCTGCTTTAAGAGAGACCCTAACTAAAAGGTGCCCTGGATGGTGGGAGAGAAATAGCAGCTGCCTATAATGTTAGGGAGGGCAGAGCTGCAGTCTCCCAGAGACGGCTCAGGGCTAAGAGAGAGAGGACAGGCAGGTTTCAGCTCAGCCTCTGGTGAAATGGACAGGCTTCTGAGGTCATCAGCACCCTGTCCCTGGGAGTGAGAATCTGAGAGGCTGGTAGCATCCCCCCAACCCAAGGATGGATGCTGAGGCCGGGAagaaggggtgggtgggaggagaagTGGAGCAGGTGGGGCACTGCGGGGCAGGTGGGGCACCGTGGGGCAGGAGGCTGCTGCAGACCTGCTGAAGTTCTCCTTCACCAAGTTGGTGTTCATGTAGTGGAGCTCCACCTCCAGGAACTTCATCAGGGGCAGAATGGCCTGGGGAGAGGTGGCAGCACATCTGGCTCTGGCCCATTCTGGTCCCACCCCTACCTCCTTGCCCTGACCAGGGGAGGAAACAGGGCCAGGAGCTTCTGTGAGCATCTTTGGAATGTCTGAGGAGCTGACCCCTGCCAGGCATGgatctgcctcagggcctttgcccaTGCTGTCCCCTCCTGGAGCAATTCTCATGGCTCCTCCTGCTTCCTTTAGATCTTGACTCAGCGGTCACCCTCGGACTAAGGCCTTCTCTGGCCACTATCTAAAAACACAGCCCTCTCACCCTTTCCACTCCCTTGCgtgtttaatttttctctttagtgGTTATGATTATCTAACATaccatatgtgtatgtatgtacatatataagttcatatacacatatatgttcatacacacacacatattcgtATAGTTCCAGTTACAGCTATAGTTCTAGTTACATATACTTAGCTCTTTTTCCACATCCcctactagaatgtaaactctagGAAGGCAGGGGTTTTTGTCACGGGTATTCATTGATATAAACCCTCAGCGTCTAAATCAATGCCTGAAACAAAGTAGATGCTTAAAAAGTTGATTAATTTACCAGTAACATTCTTCCAAACAATCAAAGGTGTACATCGCTATGCCCgctgacagaggaggaaactgaaatcACCTGGCCTGTGTAACCGGGACAGCTATGCTAGCAGGCAGCTGAGAAGGATGCAGGCCCAGGTCTGCTTGGCTGCAAAGCCCAAGCCTCCCCCAGTGCAGCCCCCACACCGACTATCAGTGCTGGGAGAGGCCGTGGAGTGACCCAACTCTACCCTCTTAGCATCcaaggaggaaaccaaggctcaggagGGAACATTTCTTGCCTAAGTCTGGGGGACTTGTCTCTGACACCCCATGGCCCTCAGCCCCCTGCCCACCCTAAGCCCCTTGGCAATCTGAGACCCACAGAGCTGGCAAAGGTCAGCGAGCAGGGAGGGCCACTCACATCCTCAGGCAGGACGGACTCCTTGATGCCCACGAGTTTCTGGATGTGCTTGGCAATGCCCACCTCCAGCTGGAGACACAAAATGGTAGGAAGGAAGCCAGGGTGTGAGTCAAGAGTCAGGAGAGGTTGTTTAGGGCTTGAGTTCAGGTTCAGGCAGAAGAGGAGGCTAGATATTGGCCCAAGTCCCACTGAGGGGACTACAGGATGAgcatgggtggggtggggtcactGTGGTTCAAACCGGGTACCTGCTCGGCCAAGGTCCGGACGCCAGTGCGGATCTCGTGGCCCAGCCCAGCCAGTGCGCCCTGCAGCTGGGCGTGCAGCGTGTTCTGCAgctgcccctcctccagcacagcaCCCACGCGCTGCTCCAGCGCCTCCCATGCCAGCTGGGTGGGCAGTTTGCCAATCACCAGCCGCAGCTGCTCCATGTCATTCACCACCACACACAGCTGCAGGCAGGCACGGGCACAAGGATGCAGAGCTTCCTGAACAGTGCCAGGACTGCAGGCTGCATCCCACCccggcctggccccagcccccagctctggCCCTCACCATGTTGGCCGCCTGGCCTTggtccttctggcctgcagagagCTCACGGGCCCGGGCTTTTATAAGGCTGCAGTACACCAGGGCCAGCCGACAGGTGTCCTGGGATAGGGAGGGAATGACCATTGGAGGGGGGTCCCAGGAGTGGCCAATAGGGGAGGCACAGAAATCTCAGTTTCTTGGGGGATTTAGGACATAGGCCTTTGCAGGCTGCTAGGGTGAGAACTTGGCAGAAGTGGTGGGGTGGGAACGAGGCTGCACCTCCACGAACTTGACAGTGATCATGAAGGCCTCCTCTGGGTCGGGCCAGTCCAGCTGCCGGGCAGTGTGGCTGATCTGGGCAAAGCAGGTGGACAGATCCACAGCTGATGTGCTATGCTTGGTCAATTCACCCAGGGGCACCAGCTGGGAGATGGGGGAGAATGCAGAAAGGAGGGCTCAGGGCTTGCCAAATccatgcccctccctccctccttccatcctcaAGCATCCAGAGCCCCTACCACCAGCAAGCACAGAGCTGGGCAGGGGGCTGCAAGGTGAACAAGCcaggctctgcccagcccccaacaCCAGGCTGCAAGGATCAGCCTGTAAAGGGAACCCATAGTTTACCCCGAGTATAACAGGAGGCCGTGGTTTGCACACAACTGGCCTCAAGAGGACCACTTAAGGCCAGTCACCCTCTTCTGCACACTCTAAAGGTCCCGCAGAGCCCCAGGCCACATTCCCAAAGCTGGGATTCCGCCCCTAGTCCAGGCCCCACCTCGTCCATCTGTACAGCACGCTGCACCCGCGCCAGGGCCACACTATACGTCTTCTGCAGCCAGGAGGGGATGGCTAGCTGGAACCAGCGGTGGAAGCCATCCAGGGCCAGAACTCCATCCCTAGGGAGAGCCAGGGTCAGTCTGGGGAAGGCCGGGGCCCCTGCAGGCTGcaggcccttccctccccacagcAGGCCTGCTGCCCACCTCTCTGTGGGGACAGGGCCCAGCTGGCAGAGCTCCTTGACACTGATGTAGAGCTGGAACAGACTCTCGCCCACCTCTGGGGACATGGAGTTGCCCACTGCCGCCGTGTGGTCCTGCACCCGCTTGGCCACCTGCGAAGGGAAGGCGTGGTGGGCGGAGCTCCAGAGCCAGTGCAGAGGGCGAGGCCTGGAGAGCTGAGCGCCTGGGGAGCCTCACCAGCCACTGCAGCTCCAGGAAGGCCAAGGAGAAGAGGTCGATCTTGAGGACACTGGAGGAAAGGCAGCAGGCATGACCTGGCTGCACACACCGGGGTTCCTCTGGTCCCCACTGTGAGCCCCTGCCGTACTGCCTCCCAACCCGGCCTCCTGCTCACTTAAGGAAGATCTTGTTCCACGTGCGCTGGCACTGGTGTAGGTCACCAGTGATGTCCTGTACCAGGCTCAGCAAGGCCTGGCCCGCCTCCAGCATACCCTGGCAGGGACAGAGGTGAGCTGCGCAGGGCTTCGAGGGGCAGGCAGCTaccccctcccaccacccagcACCTTGCCCCAGCCTCCCCCTCACCTGCACCATGGGCTGATGGTGCTGCTGCTTCAGGTGGAACCATTCAACCGTGCCAGCCTGCGGGCAGAGAGTCAGTGAGCAGGGAGGGTTGCCAGGCCCAGGCACTTGCCCTCTCCACCCATAGCGTGGGCACCATACCCGCAGCGCCTCGGTCACCAGGCGGGGCAGTGGGGTGCTGCTGGGGCACAGTTCTCCAAAGGCCTTCATCTTGCACATCTGCACCAGGACCCTGTGGGGACAGAAAGCCGTGTCCAAGATGCCTATTGCCCCAGAGCCCCCACTCACTCCTCCAAGCAGGCTTCCACACCCCGGAGGTGCCCCAGCTGCTCCCCTGTCCCTGACCCCACCGACCTAAGGAGAGACTGCAGGCGGGCTGGGGAGTCGGAGACGGAGAGGGGGAAGACAGACCGGAACCTCCGGATGAGGGAGAGGCCATAGGCCAGCAGGGAGTTGAACGAGGTGGCCAGCTCCTCCAGCTGCAGGGCCAGGAAGATGCCATGAGGTGGGAGCTGCTGTCACCCCCTGAGCCCCACTGGCCCcgcaccccagccccacctcagcCCACCTGCTCTTCCTTGAGCCGGCCCTGGATCCACTGGTACTCAATGCTGGTGATGGGTTTCAGGAGGCAGCTGCTGGGGAACTCCAGGCTCTGGTAGAGACGGCTGTAGGCCAGCCACTGCCTGTGGCAGACAGGAAGCCCTCAGCCCGGCCAGGTGGGGGCAGACACAGCGCCTCCCCCTGCTCCACAGCCTCCTGGGGATCCTATCAACCCGCAGAGGCTGAAAACCAGTGATTGAAGGTAACCCCGCGCTGGGACATGACGGCCACTTGCACTACCTTCTGGGGCCCTACAGGCAAACGAGGTCCTCACCATCAGCACTTGCGCCAGTCTCCAGCCTCACCTACATCCCCTCAGCTATCTAGGAATACCCACCTGCCCACAGTCCTACAAGCTGCCCTCCTCCGCCAGCCTCCTTTCGACCCCCTACTCAAATCCAACTGTCAGCCAGGCCCAGGGCAGCATCCACTCTCACGCCTCCTCCTGGCAGCCCCCTAGGCTGCACCCCTACTTCTCCTGGGCATTGAACTCCTGTGTGCCATTCCCAAAATTCCCATAACCTAACGTGGCTCTGGGGACGTGACAGGCCCTCACCACAGATTCAGGAGCGTCAGAGCACAGATTTGTTTGATGGCCCTGGAAACTGGGCCCAGGGTGGCAAACTCAGGTGCCCAGGACTCAGGTGATGTCAGGGAGTGAAGTGATGGATGGAGGAGGTCGCACTACTCTGCTCTGACCGACTGCAGCCCTGCAGTTCCAGGACTAATATATCGCGAGACGCTGGAGATGTGAATCCACAAGGCAAAGCGCCAGATTTTTAAAAGCTGGCAAGTGACTCAAAACTTAAAACCCACAGTTTGGGCCCCAAACAGAAATCTCTTGAGGATTAGACTTTGGGCTGTCAGCTtggaggagggcaggcagggagggagagggtggtTCAGCACAGACAGCCCTCAGGTGCTCTGGCTGGGCCATGCACTCACGCCATGGACCGGTGGAAGTCAGACAGGTCCTTCTGCGTGGCATGGAGGAAGAGGATGGTGGCAGCCTGTGGACTCAGCAACCCATCCCAGGAGGTACTGCCTGCCTAGAGGGACAGGTAGAAGGGTGTCAAGACCTGGCAGGCagaccctggccctgcccagccctagGAGGGCACTACCTGGTGCTGGGTGACCTCGTGGGACACGAGCTGCTGCAGCAGGTGGAGGTGCACTGTGTAGCTGGGCTGGGAGCGGCTGGCCGCAGTGGCTCTCTGCAGGGGGGCCAGCATGGCTGTGAACAGAGGACCCCACGCCCAGTGCAGCCCATCCTCCCAACCCAGCCGGGCCACCTACCCGCTTGTGAATGAACTGGAACTGGAGGTGGCACTGACCGCGGTCTGGGTACGTTTCCGTGCAAGGCTCCAGAGGGTACCATTGATCCTCCCGGCAGCGCAGGTCCTGGGAGGCCAGGCAGGCAGGAGATGCCCAAGCCCAGGAGCAACAGGAGCCTCACACAGTCAGGGGCAGGGGAGGCAATGGGAGGCAGACCCCCGGCTCTGCTTGGTGCAGAACTGGAACCACTTCCTTGGACCCCTCATAACCCCCTTTCTGCCTCTCTCCTGGGAACCTTTCCCTATCCGACTCACCTGTAGTCTCAAAACCACGTTCCCCAGAAAGTCGTCCTGGCCTTTGTCCTTCCGAGCCTCCTTAAAGATCCTGTTCCAGGCAGGGTCCCATGAGGGAGATGAGACATGAGCCTGAAGGGGTCAGGCTGGGATCCAGCCTCCATCTGCAGATCCTGCAGCCCAGCACCAGTGCGCATGTGCCGGGGAGGACAGAGGGGACCCAGCCCCTTCCCAGGAATCCCCTAGCTCTCACCTTCGCAGCCCATGCAGATCTGTGAGCTCCCCGAGCTTCTGTCTGACAGACTCCACGGAGTCCAGGTCCCTGGTGGGGCAAAGGCTTGAGCGAGAGGCAAGGAGGGTGTTCTGGGGTCCCCTGACCCCTTTAGGAGGAACCTCTGCAACCCTCACCCCCaatcccctcctcttccccacccctacGGGCAGGACACGCCCCTCACCACATGTCCAGATGAAAGCTGGCATTGCTTATGTCCTCAAACTCTCTGTAGGGAGAAAAGGGCATGGCTGAGGGTCTTGGAGGGCTAGATTCCCTGACCAGGCCACAGTCTACCCATCCCTGAGCCTGTCCTCCAAAGCTGCCATCTCCCTTATCACCCACTGTCAAGTCTTAGTCCCTCCCTACAGACTCCTCCACCCCTCCCAGCTGCACCTCGTCCTCCTTTAAGGTAAGGTTTCACGCTACCCCCCAGATCAAACCAGATGTGTCTGATGCCACTGTTCTGTCCAGTCTGGCCTCCTGTCTGTCCCCCCTGCTTTGGGAGCAGGCTCCTTCTCCGGGCAAGCCAAGCCCCTCCCCTGAGCCAGGAGTCCTATTGACTCCCACCACCCGGAGTAGTCCCAGACGACCAGAAGAGGCGAGGGCTAGGTTAGGGCCACGTACAGGATGAAGGTCTCGTTCCAGACGGGGTTGAGTGTCTGGGTGATGACCTGGGTGCGGTGGGTCTGCTCCTCCGGGATGGTGTGTCTCACCACAGCCTTCTGCTGACGCCGGGGCCCAGGGCTGCCCCCCGGCACGCCCACCCCCTGTTCGATGCCCAGCAGGCAGTAGGGGTCACTAAACCCTAGGGAGGACGGGGAGGATGAGGCAGCCAGGGCTGGGCTCCCACGGAGAGTCCTTATTGCCCGCTACCCAGGGCAGTGGGGAGAGCCTCTCCCCATCCCAGCAGCTCCGAGGTGAGCCCCAGGGGATGTTTAGGAGATGGGAGCTCCCACCAAGAGGTCTGGGGCAGGCTGtgatggggagaggaggaagccaGGAAGAAGGCCCTCAGGGCCCCCTGTCACTTACTCACCACTGACATCCTTGCCCAGAATGCCCTTGGCTTGTTTCACTGTCGCCTTCAGACAAAATATTGGCTTCTGGAGGGACGAGAGGTGGGGCCTGAGTCTCAGAGGCA
This portion of the Vicugna pacos chromosome 16, VicPac4, whole genome shotgun sequence genome encodes:
- the UNC13D gene encoding protein unc-13 homolog D isoform X1, which codes for MATLFSHPQRRPPLLRQAIKIRRRRVRDVQEPLPLRAQEIKPPSHHLTPEERALLYEEALYTVLHRLGQPEPNHVVESSELLRYLQEAFHMEPEEHQQMLQQVRQLEKPIFCLKATVKQAKGILGKDVSGFSDPYCLLGIEQGVGVPGGSPGPRRQQKAVVRHTIPEEQTHRTQVITQTLNPVWNETFILEFEDISNASFHLDMWDLDSVESVRQKLGELTDLHGLRRIFKEARKDKGQDDFLGNVVLRLQDLRCREDQWYPLEPCTETYPDRGQCHLQFQFIHKRRATAASRSQPSYTVHLHLLQQLVSHEVTQHQAGSTSWDGLLSPQAATILFLHATQKDLSDFHRSMAQWLAYSRLYQSLEFPSSCLLKPITSIEYQWIQGRLKEEQLEELATSFNSLLAYGLSLIRRFRSVFPLSVSDSPARLQSLLRVLVQMCKMKAFGELCPSSTPLPRLVTEALRAGTVEWFHLKQQHHQPMVQGMLEAGQALLSLVQDITGDLHQCQRTWNKIFLNVLKIDLFSLAFLELQWLVAKRVQDHTAAVGNSMSPEVGESLFQLYISVKELCQLGPVPTERDGVLALDGFHRWFQLAIPSWLQKTYSVALARVQRAVQMDELVPLGELTKHSTSAVDLSTCFAQISHTARQLDWPDPEEAFMITVKFVEDTCRLALVYCSLIKARARELSAGQKDQGQAANMLCVVVNDMEQLRLVIGKLPTQLAWEALEQRVGAVLEEGQLQNTLHAQLQGALAGLGHEIRTGVRTLAEQLEVGIAKHIQKLVGIKESVLPEDAILPLMKFLEVELHYMNTNLVKENFSSLLTLLWTHTLTVLSEVAASQRSCPLASSRLKIALQNLEISFYAEGCGLLPEALHTATFQALQRDLELQAASSRELIQKYFCSRIQQQAETTSEELGAITVKASYRASEQKLRVELLSASSLLPLDSNGSSDPFVQLTLEPRHEFPELAPRETQKHKKDLHPLFDETFEFLVPVEPCQKDGACLMLTVLDHDTLGADDLEGEAFLPLQAVPGLTGTEEPGEVPQTRLPLTYPAPNGDPILQLLESRRGDREAQALVRLRRQRAKQASQHALRPGP
- the UNC13D gene encoding protein unc-13 homolog D isoform X2; its protein translation is MDLSRGRPGDKEGGPGAGLPEGLLWEQIKPPSHHLTPEERALLYEEALYTVLHRLGQPEPNHVVESSELLRYLQEAFHMEPEEHQQMLQQVRQLEKPIFCLKATVKQAKGILGKDVSGFSDPYCLLGIEQGVGVPGGSPGPRRQQKAVVRHTIPEEQTHRTQVITQTLNPVWNETFILEFEDISNASFHLDMWDLDSVESVRQKLGELTDLHGLRRIFKEARKDKGQDDFLGNVVLRLQDLRCREDQWYPLEPCTETYPDRGQCHLQFQFIHKRRATAASRSQPSYTVHLHLLQQLVSHEVTQHQAGSTSWDGLLSPQAATILFLHATQKDLSDFHRSMAQWLAYSRLYQSLEFPSSCLLKPITSIEYQWIQGRLKEEQLEELATSFNSLLAYGLSLIRRFRSVFPLSVSDSPARLQSLLRVLVQMCKMKAFGELCPSSTPLPRLVTEALRAGTVEWFHLKQQHHQPMVQGMLEAGQALLSLVQDITGDLHQCQRTWNKIFLNVLKIDLFSLAFLELQWLVAKRVQDHTAAVGNSMSPEVGESLFQLYISVKELCQLGPVPTERDGVLALDGFHRWFQLAIPSWLQKTYSVALARVQRAVQMDELVPLGELTKHSTSAVDLSTCFAQISHTARQLDWPDPEEAFMITVKFVEDTCRLALVYCSLIKARARELSAGQKDQGQAANMLCVVVNDMEQLRLVIGKLPTQLAWEALEQRVGAVLEEGQLQNTLHAQLQGALAGLGHEIRTGVRTLAEQLEVGIAKHIQKLVGIKESVLPEDAILPLMKFLEVELHYMNTNLVKENFSSLLTLLWTHTLTVLSEVAASQRSCPLASSRLKIALQNLEISFYAEGCGLLPEALHTATFQALQRDLELQAASSRELIQKYFCSRIQQQAETTSEELGAITVKASYRASEQKLRVELLSASSLLPLDSNGSSDPFVQLTLEPRHEFPELAPRETQKHKKDLHPLFDETFEFLVPVEPCQKDGACLMLTVLDHDTLGADDLEGEAFLPLQAVPGLTGTEEPGEVPQTRLPLTYPAPNGDPILQLLESRRGDREAQALVRLRRQRAKQASQHALRPGP